In Dolichospermum flos-aquae CCAP 1403/13F, the following proteins share a genomic window:
- the gshB gene encoding glutathione synthase, whose product MKLAFIIDPIHRLDPCHDTSVALMEAAQILGHEIWITQANLLSVIDGKAWASLQQVELVPVELVEGRWLAVNSWFKLSPSSFTALETMDAVFMRTDPPVNDAYFYATYILDYVDQNKTLVINDPAGIRSANEKMYALQFSECIPETIVSADKQVIRQFVAAKEATILKPLGNKAGEGILFLQSGDRNFNSIVELSTLQGKVPVMVQNYLPQAKEGDKRIILLNGEPIGALNRLSSSSDFRNNMATGGTVAQTTITPREQEICSHLAAKLRQDGLIFVGIDVIGGYLTEVNVTSPTGIREIDRLDGTHIAHQVIQWVEASK is encoded by the coding sequence ATGAAACTAGCTTTTATTATTGATCCTATCCATCGGCTTGATCCATGTCATGATACCAGTGTTGCTTTGATGGAAGCAGCGCAAATTCTAGGACATGAAATTTGGATAACTCAGGCAAATTTGCTGAGTGTTATTGATGGTAAAGCCTGGGCTTCCTTGCAGCAGGTAGAACTCGTTCCCGTGGAGTTAGTGGAGGGACGTTGGTTAGCAGTTAATTCTTGGTTTAAATTAAGCCCTAGTTCCTTTACTGCTTTAGAAACAATGGATGCCGTGTTTATGCGGACAGATCCACCTGTTAATGATGCTTATTTTTATGCTACTTATATTCTCGATTATGTTGACCAAAATAAAACTTTGGTAATAAATGATCCGGCTGGGATTCGTAGTGCTAATGAGAAAATGTATGCTCTTCAGTTTAGCGAATGTATTCCCGAAACAATTGTCAGCGCTGACAAGCAAGTTATTCGCCAATTTGTCGCAGCTAAAGAAGCAACAATTCTCAAACCCTTGGGGAATAAAGCTGGGGAAGGCATTTTATTCTTACAATCAGGCGATCGCAATTTTAACTCCATTGTCGAACTTAGCACGCTCCAAGGTAAAGTTCCAGTTATGGTACAAAATTATTTACCCCAAGCCAAGGAGGGAGATAAACGGATTATCTTACTCAATGGTGAACCCATAGGTGCGCTAAATCGTCTTTCTAGTAGTAGTGATTTTCGTAATAATATGGCCACTGGTGGAACAGTGGCTCAAACCACTATTACCCCAAGAGAACAAGAAATTTGTAGCCATTTAGCCGCAAAACTCCGGCAAGATGGCTTAATTTTTGTTGGTATTGACGTAATTGGTGGCTACCTAACAGAAGTTAATGTCACAAGTCCCACAGGTATCCGGGAAATTGACCGTCTCGACGGGACTCACATAGCTCATCAGGTTATTCAATGGGTAGAAGCGAGTAAATAG